AGGCTCTGCCGCAGCCTCtgagaaaagacacagaggagtGGGCTCGGAGCCCTCCAGGCCCTACCACTTTATGCCTCTCTGCTGGTTCCTGCCCTGGGGAATTCAATGCCCCATCTCCTGCTGATGTTCTCAGGACTCCACTCTGCTCCCACGGCTGCATGAGCACAGGGCTCTCCTGGGGCAATGCTGAGAAATCAGGAGCCCACCGCCTAGGGCCTAGGGTCTGGTCACCACTTCAGTATCCACAGTAAAGAGCACGCAGAGGTCCTGGACCTCTTGAAGAGAATGATAAAACTCCCTCAGGGAGCTGGTGCTGCAGATACGGACTGAGTGACTTTGTTCTGTCGGAGGCAGAAAGGAGCTGGTGAGTTACACTTGGACCAGAGAGGCCCAAACCACTTCAGCTGGACAGTCCTATCAGTCATACGCAGGGAGGGACTGACAAGGAAACGGGGTCTGATGGTGGGTTTTCTTCTTCCCTGATTGGGAATTTATTGGTACAGATGATAACAAATTAAGTCACACTGGAATCAGCAATGAAGttcttttattggaaaatataaaagtaaataatactGAGTCTGCCCTGGGAAGTCTGACGTAGGATGTCTGTTGCTGTGCaatgcttttctcttctccaccctgCAGCCCAGGGTGGGGTCTGGCATTCTGCAAGCACGCAGCCAGCGTTTCTTGGGCTGGACTGTTACTGATGCTTTCTATCTCAGCAAGGTCCTTCAACGTTGCTGAGTCTCAGCTCTTTTACCTGTGAAGTGGGGAAATAATTTCCACCCAGCTGCGAGCAGTTTGGAAGGTTCAATAACAGATAATGAgcaagtgcccagcacagtgcctgaatGATAGTAGGTGTTCAGGAAATGTTTACTAAATGAAAGTGctgccaaaagatggaaacaactgaAGTGTCCATCAATTGGATGGATGAgaggataagcaaaatgtggtatagccatatgatggaatattattcagccttaaaaaggaatcaaattctGATACATCAGACACAAAAGggcacatattgtgtgattccatttacatgaagtgtccagaataggtacatccatagagacaaaaagcagattagtggttgccaggggatatggggtttccttttgaggtgataaaaatgttttggaactaggtagtggtgatggttccaTATTATGAATGTACTAATGTCACCAATAGTCAATTTTATGtcatatgtattttaccacaatgcaAAAAATGGAAGTGTTTATTCCAAGTGCTTCTTAAACTCcatcaccattcattcattcattcattcgttcattttgTCAACCACCACTTGTGCTGTGTCAGGCACGGTGGGAGACAATGTGAGTGCTgaaggctttccctgaggcttaATCTctcatgaaagagaaagagtgaaggCACTGACATCTAGAAGTAAGATGTCAGGAGCGTTTCCCTGTAATGAGCGCCTTGGATTCCTACTTCCATGAGCAAGTCTTGACACATGTCTTTTCAACTGTTCCTCTGCTCCCCAGCCAAGCACGACGTGAGTCAGGAAGCGGTGGGCTCCAGGCCAAGCATGAACACGCTGCTGTGTGGGCCAGCCAGACTccccaggggccagggcaggcTGGAGAAGCACTGCCCACCAGGCGATGTCTTCAATGAATTGATTTAAACCCAGATCTTCTTGGTTCTCAAGTGTCGGTCTCTCcactcatagagacagaatgcagagggcatttttttcctggaagggAAACTGTCTAAAGAAATCAACAGTAAGTCAGGGGAAAGAGAATGTTAACACACAGACATGGAATTAATGAAAACttccaaaaggaaagaggagattaGCGTCTAGCCACTCACCCACACTCTGGGACTTGCTCTGTGGGGCATCTTGGGCTCGATCCCTGGAAGCCCAGCTCTGTTTTTCAGGATTCGTCCTGCAGGAGATAGCCTCCCTGCCTGGGGCAGATGCTGAAGAACTCACTCTATCTGCGCCCCAGTTCCATTATAAGCTCTATTGGGCTCCCCTTCAgccttcaaaatatttgttgattcaCTGGTGAACTGAAAGGCATCCAGAAGAGGGCGAACGTAAGGTGAAAGGCCTCTGACTGTCTTCAAGTGCTAGCAGCCGCTGTTTATTCAGGGCTCACTATGAACCAGGCACACTGCCTGCATCCCTGTCCTTCACATtgatattatctccattttacacataagcAACCCAAAGCTCAGAGATGCAATTCACTagtccaaggtcatgcagctagaaCACATTGCTGCTATTCAAGCCTGGAGAAGAGCAGATGCGGACTGACTTTGAAAACCAGGCATGTAGGGGAGGGGTCAGGCTTGTTCTGAGAAGCCTTTGGTTCTGGGCTTTGCCTCCACGGCATTTACACAGCCTATGGGGTCTCAACAGATCAAAATGGGAGACTTGAGGCAAAAGATGAGATAGAAGGGCCTGCAAGGATGAGGAACATGGATTCACATCCTGACACTGCTGGTCATGTCAGCACTCTGTGCCTCACTCTTCTCATCCGTAAAGTGGGATATAATGGGTCAGACCAGGTCACTCTGCCTCACTCTGCCTTTCAGCAGCTCCCTATAGCTCTTAGGATCAAGTCCAATCTCCTTAGCATGGCTCAGAGGCACATTCAGGCCCTAgctttcctctccagcctcctgtctCATCACCACCTCAGCCAGAGCAAActgtttctccatctccaaaCTCTCCAAGTCCTTTTCATCCTCTGGGCCATTGCACACACTGTCTCCTGGGTCATTCTGTTGAACTCTCCTGGGTGGGAGAGAATGGGGTGCATTTGAACTCACGCACAGGGGATTGCCACACCGATCACCACAAGAGCATGCCCCAGGGCCCTGTGGTGCCCCAGAGCTGAAGGGAGCTGAGAACTCTTCAGGGAGGGCAGCTCTGGTGTGGACTGGACGCAGGCTGGCCCTGTCCTCTCTCCAGGTGGGCGACGccacctgccctcctcctcatTGCTTATGCTGGCCACCTGCCCAGAAGGGCAGCAGCCACTTtggtgtgggaggggaggagagagagggcgAGGGGGTGGTAGAGTTCCTCGGTGGTCTGACCAGGCCAACCTCGTGTTCCAGACTAACCACCTTATTCCCCAGGCTCTCAGTGTTAAGGAGCCAGGGATGTGCATTGTCGGGAAGCCAGACCAGACCCCAGCATGCCACCAGGGCTTTAAGCTGGGGGTTGACAGCTCAAACGCCTATAGGGCCCGGGACACTACTGTAGTGAAGGGAGTGGCAGCCTCGGCCCTCTTGGCCTGTTGCTTTCTCACTTTGGACATACGAGAGTTCATAAAGAAGATGTCTCTGTTGGAGGTAAAACGTCAGTGCAAGTGCTGTGATCAACGCTGCCTTGCTGTTGGAGAGACCACAGAGAGCGCAAGGCCGCCCTTCTCTGCTTCAAGGGGCtgctgcctctccccagctgcaGCCACGGTTCCTGTGGGAATAAGAGCCCACGGGGCCTATCACCCCAGGGAGCAGGTACTGTCAGACCCCTCTCCCGCCCTCACGCCTCACTCTGGAAACGTCCAGCTGCCTGAATCTTCGTCTCTGGGCCTAATGGCTTTTTCCATAACTCTGGAATGCTGTCCTGCCAGTGGGACAGAGAAGGGGAATTAAGACTCCCCAGGAGCAACCTTTAGCCAAAGGCCAGCGAGGGTTGGTGTAGAAACGCTCCAGGCCCCCTCATCTCTCCCTCGGTGCATCCAAAGCAGGAACTTCACATCTTTATCCAGGGGAATCTGCCCCAGGTGCCCAAGATGGCGGCCGGCTAACAGGGTATGCTGGCttggcccctcccctcctcccctgccaggCTGTCTGCCACTCCCAAATAAGCCATTTGCTGTCAAACCCTTGTCTCAGCATCAGCTTCTGGTGCAACTGAAGCCAAGACACTCAATTTTCAAGAGGAAGCAGAAATCTggtttttatataaaaagtcttaatttttaagtGTTGGCCTCTAATGCcaattgttaaaaacaaaaccagacactGCATGGGCCCCACACCCACAGGGTGGATGTGGTCCATGGCTAGTGCTGTACAGGGCTATATGTGTGCCCGGCTCTGGCCTAACCCTGCCCATCCCCAAAATTCTTGGCCATTATGGCTGTGGCTATTCTCACGGGTGTTCTTTTCAGCAACTTggctgtcttcctcccctgcatcCCATGAGAATGTCCCCTCCTTGTTgtcactttccctccctccctccctcctttccttccttcttcctcttcttctgattttcttgGGCAAGCCTCTCCAGCTGAGGCTTGTTTTCCAATAAACTGTACTACTTGCTTGTCCTTCCAATAAACTGCACAGCAGCATTTAGCAAGGGGTTTACTAGCCCCCAGAGGATTACATCTCTGGGGAACCTGTATTGCTGCTAACCTTGGCCCAGCTGGTTCAGAAATGGCTCCTTTAAGAATTACccgagggccagcccggtggcccagcagttgagttcacacgttccgcttctcggcagcctggggttcgctggttcggatcccaggtgcggacatggcaccacatggaaagcgatgctatggtaggcgtcccacatataaagtagaggaagatgggcatggatgttagctcagggctaggcttcctcagcaaaaagaggaggatcggcagtagttagctcagggctaatcttcctccaaaaaaaaaaaaaaaaaaaaaattactccaaGTTTCAGTTTCCCAGAGGCACAGTGTCCCCTGTAGTGTTTATGCCTGGCCTGGTTCCCCAGGGTCCCCACTCCCTGTGGCCATCATCGCATCTTTTGAGTAATGCCCCAGGGTGTGGATTGAGTTGAGGAAGCCAAGGATCAAGGGTTTCTGACGACCAGATTTTATGATGGCAGCATGGATGCCTTGGGTCCATTAACTCTGACCCACAGCAACCTTTTTGCAGAGTCTGCAAAAATCTGCACAGGCCAACTCTTGCTCCTGGCCTGCAAGTGAGAAGCCTCAGTGAGAATGGGGTGAAGATGGGATGGGGCCCTGAAACCTGACCCCGGGCTTTTCTTGCCAGCCTCCTCACCCACCACCTTCTTGTATGTTTAGCATGGCTTTCAGTCCTAGACACATACTTGCAGGTTTCTGGCAGCTACAAACTGTTCTGCAGAATGCCAGAATCTTGAAAATGTTGTTTGGCAAAAAAAAGTTTGCATGATAAACGAATTCCACCCATAAAAATGGTTCTGAGTGAATCCTGGTAAGCTGGGTCAAAAGGAAGCAggccttctcagagcctttgataCGTTCATGTGTCCTGTAACTTCCTAAGAGCCTTCAGTGACCACTGTTCCTCCAAACATACTTGGGGAGCAGCTGCTGCAGACTCCAGTACTGGGCCTGCCTGGCAGGGCTCCATGAGCAAATGGCAGAGGTCTGAGGCCCCCGCTGGTGATCAAACTGCTTCCCAGTGTGGGTCGCCTTATTGTTGCTCCCTCAAAAGACCCTGTGGGGTGTTCGCCTCCTTCCTGGGGGCGGGTAGCTTGTGGGGTAGCGGAGGAAAATCCAGGAGCCCAGAggtctgggagtggggaggagggatggtTTCTGCCCAGGTTGGTGGCTGAAGgggggagtgggcagggagaTGAGCAGCCTTCTCTGCTCTATGATTAGGGCAATTTGTTCTCCAGGAGGTCATTTGTGGTAGGAAACACAGCCTAGAAATTAAACTAAATATATCCCACCCCCAGAGGAGCAGAGACAGCCATGGCACCTGGCTGGGTGGGGTGGTGAAGAGTCCACTCAGGTTGGGATGTCACTGAACTGACTCCCATATTTTAAGAGTTGGGAGGAAAATGGTTTGAGTttcccaggcctggcctgggTGAAATGGCAGATACAGGTCTGGGTTTTGGGGAAGGGGTTCCATTCCCCCATCTCATGCCTCACCCTATTGTCACCCCCTCACCCCAGGTTCCACTGTCCCCAGAGCTCAGTTCGTCTCTGCCTCTTCATGGTCGCTGCTGTTCCCACTTGCCCTGCGCCCCCAAACCCACACAGCTCCACCAGCTCTGTCTTCCTGTGCTCCAAATGgaccttctctcttctccctgaggAAACGCCGTTCCCTCCAGGAGGCTGTTAGGAGACAAAAAGAGCTGAAATCTAATTCACACTACAGTTGTTAAGACTGACAGAGCAATTTGAAATGATTCCATTAAATTTCTTAGCTGAAAGGGTCCTTAGCAACCTCCTCGTGTGGTTTTCAGACTTTGCTGACGGCTAAATTAAATCTTAGGTGCTACTTCAACACGCGAAGCAGATCAATGCACAGTTGCTCTGGGTGAGGGCGTCCCTTGCCCTTTCCGCTGTCTTTTTAATTCCTAAAGGGGCTTTTTAGAACAATGGTTGTAAACCACTGATTATATTTCTCATTCTAAAGGAAACTAGGGCCCAGAAAAGggaagtaacttgttcaaggtcacaggcCCAGacagtggcaaagctgggacttGTCTCCAGGTCCCCTGACCTCTAGCCAATGCTCCTGTCCCTGCCCCACGATGCCTGAGTATTCATCTCTCAGGCCCACCAGCTCTGCCATCCTGGTAACACAGAGAACATTTGTCACGCCCCGTCCAGTGACCcacacttctctgtgccttccaTGCCTCGGGAGTGGGCAGGGCCTTCCTCGGCCCCGCTTCATGCAGCCACCCCTTTTCCTACCactgctaatttttttcttgttaatttttatgATCGCTGCTGAgaacaaatacaaaagaaaggtAGAGACAGGCTTCAGATTTTTCTCattgcatgttttcatttttaattaaataagtcAAGTAAGCCATCAAGTGATGGGTTCACATTCTGTTCTGCAAAGCAGACCCTGATTGGCAGTGGCCGCCAGCTCTCTGAAGGGTAGCCCCTGCGTTTCCAGGAGACGGCAGATTGTTGCCACAGCAAGGACATCTGGGACACTGATGGCAAGGGGGCTGGGAGCTACGTGGCTGAACAGAAGGTGCTGCATGCTGCACATACACACGTGCGGACACTTATGTCCACACACGGCCATGCAGGGGGTGTCCTGTATCACGTGGCCATGAAATATGACACATGGCTGAGGTCTTGGCAAATGACAGAGTTTGCAGGAGAGCCAGGCAAACTTGGCCTAGAACACACAACACAGATGAGAGGGTGACTTCAGGGGTGCCCAGCTCAAGCCCAGAGTCTGAGGAAGCAGGGTACTTGGGTCATTTTTTACTTCCCAAACAAAATACCTGGTCTATAATACGAGCTGGGCCCGTGAGGATGGCACTGTTCTTGAAAACATCTAACTAATTTGTCCCCCACGCACGGTTGTGGAATGACAAAGGACAGGAGAACAAAGGATCTTGAAGCTCTTAAGATATCTGAAGTTGCCCACTCTGCTTGTCCTTTTGAGGTAAAGAGCAACTTGCTTTATTCCTAAAACCGCCAGCAGTGGGAGGCCATGTGGCTGCAAtcaggaaaccctgggccctcTCCATCCCGTCTGGTTGGACCATGTCCCAGGAATTTTCATGAGCAAACCCATCAACTCGGATTTCAGAGGATGCGCCTTCTTTCAGCTTGTACAGATTGACGAGACCCACTTGGCTTCACAGGCTTCTGCTCACCCCCtcatccccaccctcccctgAGCACTCCCGGCCTCAGGATCTGTCCCTCTGAGACCTGCCTTTGCTTTCAGCCTTTGGGGATGGGAGTGAGGGGACCGCCTTGGGGACACAGCCATCCAGTCTTCTGCTCCTGTCCTTTATAATCCAGGGCTATcaaggggcaggccctgtggtcAATTAAAACAGGCCCTAGTGCCAGAGAGGGCACCCAGGACTGAAAGAGACCTTCAGGGTCAGGACCAGACCGACTGATGCTTACAGCTCCTGTCTGCTGTCCAGGCCAAGTGGCCACCTTCCGGGACAGGGATCCCCTGACTTCCTGCCAGAACCCGTTCCATCATCGGACAGACGGCAGAGGTGGCAGGAAAGACGCATTGTGATGGGTTGGGTGGGGGCGCTCTGCTCTTGGGGGTTCGCTTAGCAAGCTGCCCCATGACACCAGCCTCAGGCACTAGCTCCCAGGCTGAGGGTGCTGGCAGACAGGGAGTAAACTCTTcatcaaacatttctttttatgttcGTTTAGTTAGCTATTTTCAAGTGTGTGTATCATATAAAGAGACACAAGGGTAGAATCTGTGTCTCTCTCAGCCTTAGCAACCACGTGGTGAGGACCTGCAGAGGCAGCTACAGGGCTCACACCTGCTGCTGCTTTGCTCTTTGTGGGGACTCAGGAATCCTGCCCCCCCTACCCCCACTACTCCTGAAGATCCCCCATGGCCTCATCTGCTCCAAGGTTTACAAAGAAGGCCCAGAGGAGAAGCCAGGAATGGGCAGCGGTGGCGACAGCCTGTGGGTGTTGGACACTGCCCTGTCTCACAGAGGTCTGGACTGTTCTGAACTATTTATATAAGCCAGACTAAAGAGGTCTtcattaagaaagagaaaatgagtaaaCGCTCATTGCTGAACAGGCCTCTTATTCCAGGAAGCTGGCGGCCCGTGGAGGTGAGGCCgcagctgctccctctgtctccagGCAGGTGCGTGCTGTGCAGGGGACGGCTCCTGGTGGAGCCAGCAAGAGCAGAGAAACAGGGCTGGCCTCGCTGGAAACGGAGGCACTAGTCCCCAGCTGGACCACCTTCCTAGGCCCAGCTCCATGCTGAAAACCCCACATGCATGTCTCCAACTAGGTCCCGCGGAGCGAGAAGTCGGTAGTCACCCCGCCCCGCTGCCCCGTCCTTCCCCAAACCCCGAGGGTTCTCAGGGCATTGCTGAGCCCCAAGGAGACACTTGCTTGAGTTGTGTCCTGTTTCAGACCCCTGGGCAAAGGTAATACAGCAGAAAGGGACTTCCTGGTGCATCTTCAACTCAAAAGGAGGAAACCAAGGAATCTCCTTAAACAACAGCCTGGGCCATCGCGACTCCTGCACCTTGGTCCTGTCCTCTTGTATTCTGAATCGTCTTCGAGTGTCCTTGTGTGTATGGAATGAGTGAATGGTCTCTATTATTGCTGTTTCGTTTTTCTTGATTTGGGTACAGCTTTGAGTCCCTGCAAATAATAAGgtatttctgtctcttctttttcacaaaataaataaataaagtcaactTGTAGTGTACAAATTGTCAATGTCCTGAGAAGTCCCAAAGGTCCATTCTCGGTACTGTCCTCTGAGCTCAGGGCTGGAGGCCTTGGCCCTGGAAGCATAGGAAGGAAGAAGTCCACCGTCCACACTCAGAGGCCCCAGGAAGAGCCCTGGACGGAAGCGCTTGCCCACCCATCCACCCAGGTGGGGAACAGTGGAGGGAGGAGCTAGGGAAGAACAGCCAGCACTTCTGGGCCCGCCAGAAACATCCTAGTCCCACTCAGCCCCAGGGTCAAGGTTTCAGAGTTGGAGCCCCTTTGGACCCCAAATTAGAGGCAGCTCCCTGTACAACTTACTTTTGGACTGGAAAACCTAGAGTGAAGACTTGAATGGCTGAAGCCCACGGTGATGTAGACCCAGCAGCTCAAATATGCTGATTATAGCAGATCCCACAAGATGGCCACGGTCTTCAAATTTTCAAACTGCAGCTTCCAGCCAGGACACATGTCTCCCCTCTCCAGGGCAACACCAGGACTTGGATCCTGTATTTCCCTGGCATCCATAATACTCAAACCAAAACTCAGCCCCCTGGGTTGGACAATAGGACAGATATGACATAGAGGTTGTCCAGGAAATCAGAAACAGCCCTTAATAAGCTGTTGCAGCTCCCTGCAAGTTCTGAGGTGGTACTGATTTCTGCTCCCCAGTTTTGGGTGGGAATAGGGAAAGACTTCTACTTTGGGGACACCTGCTGCTTGGTCATAGGCCCCCGACCCCCCAGGAAACATGTTAGGGCCTGAGAGAGATTTTCAAATCTGGCCTCTTttcagggaggggctgagggctgctaatttctgctgcttctggacATTCAGTGAAGAACGCCGGTGGCTTCTGAGATTCGTTCCACACGCAGTTCAAACAGAAAAGCCCGTGGAACACTGGGGGCTGCCATGGCCACCTAGGCTCTGATCCTTCTAGGGGAggctcctccccatcctcctctggCAGAAGCCAGAATGCTCCCCGCTGGTCCTCCCAGACCCCCAGCCCCTCAAGCACAGACTGCTTCCAAGTGGCACTTCTGCAGAAACAAAACCGAAAACACAGCCACAAAACGAGACACCAAAccataaataacttaaaaaaaaccccaaataaaacaTCCAGCCTGAGTTGAGCAATGCTTTTCCCAGAGCCCTAAAAGAGCAGTTTCAGACACTAACCACGTAACCAGGGCAACCAACCACGTGGCTGACCTCTGTCCCCTGTCTTCTCAGGGGAGGGGTTATCCTGATGTGACTTCTCCCCCAAGAGTACTCTGTATGTTCTtctgggccctgccccacagaggcctGGCTGGAAATGGCAGGACCCACGAGCTGCCTTTTGCCTCTGGGGACCACAGCTGCTTCTGCCAGTCAGGCCTGAGACAGCCTTCAAACATGGACATGCTCTTGGGGAGCCAGCCAAGCGGGGGTGGGCCTTTGGGCTGCAGTCACGTGAGGTGAGGGTCAGCCGCACCATCTCCACACATGCCGCCTGCCAGCAGTGAGGACGGGAGGGGGCCAGAGGAGGGAGCCGTGAAAATCCAAGGCAGTTCTGTATCCACCGCTCAGTCCCAAACCCGGCCAGGGAACGGGGTCATGGCCGGTGACGTTTTCTTCTCCTGCCCCCAAGCAATTCCAAAATGCAATTAAAGGCTCCTCTTTAGGTATGTGATACAAATAAACCCTGTAGGCATAAAGCAAAGGGGAAGCTTGTCTGTGTATCAATAGGTGTGTGGATTTGTGTCTTTATGATGTTTTTCTGTCTGTGTACGTGGTGTGTGTGTAGGCATTGGTCTTTATATGTGTGAGTGTTTTGTAGCTCTATACATGACTGATTTCATTAGGAAACAGCACAGCTAGCCCATTTATGAAAATACTGACTCGTTCTTGGTTGGTAAGCCCCCAATGCCATCCTCTGGCACCCTGGGCTATCCCGGTCCCTCCTCAGAGACCAAGCTAGATTCCACACTGGATTGAGTAGAAATACAGACACTGAAAGGCTAACACTCAGGGCAGCAGGAGATCCGACTGTGACTGGTCAGTGCCCACTGCCCCttctggttgttaaatatttggaCTCTGGGCCACAGGCTCCCAGTACTTATGTGTGTTTCATGTATGTTTCTGGATGAGTGTGAACGAGGAAGGCTTATCAACAGGCCCGGGCCTGCCTGGACCTGCTCAGGAGACCGCAGCCCCTTAAGTCTGAGCTTGCTGGCCCTCAAGGGGCCCAGGCACTGTCCTGTTCTCAGCGAGAAGCCCCAGGCCCGTGGCCACGGTGGGGAAGCTAGCAGGCTAGGGGCCTACTTCTACAGCAGAGGGGCTACATGGTCACGCACGGCTCCCGCCCACCCTCCGCGAGGGCCGCCGTCTCACTGCTGGCCTGGGGTGAGCAAGGCAGGGCAGGACTTTCACAAGGAGGGCTGCTCGCAGCCCCAGGCCCCCTACGTGACCCAGAAGGTGCCACGCTCCTCCAGCAGGCTGACAGAGCGGTTGGTGAGGGAGGCGGCATCCTGCACCAACTTGTAGCCAAAGAGGCGCATGGCAGGAGCACAGGCGGCCTGCACCACCTGCGCCAGCTTGAAGGGCATGCTGAAGCGCCACTTCTCAAACTGCTCCGAGGAGTTCTTCTGTGTGGAGTAGATACCGCTGCTGTCCCGGGCCGCCTGGGTGTTCTTCTGGATCCAGTCTTCCACCTGCGGGGTCAGGGGGATGCCTGCAAAGTGGTACATCTCCCGGGCCTTCTGCAGGGGCCTGCGGGCCACGTCCTCGTAGCGCACCAGCATGTAGCGGCCCCGCAGCCAGGCTGGCTGCCTCAGGCCCAGCTCCGCCGATAGGCGGATGCTCTCACAGTTCCCCCTCAGCCGCtgcacctcctcctctctcaggcGGTCCTGTCCCTCGGCCAGCCACTTCTTCCAGGTCTCATACTTGCCGGCAAAGGCCACCATGCGGGAGGCCAGCACGGCCCGGGGGTCGCGCACCAGCTGGATGACGCGCAGGTCCAGCCGGGGGTCCTCGGCCAGCGGCTGCAGGAACTCCAGCTGTCGGATGCGCACGGCCTTGAGGGCCATGTGCTCCTTGCGGCGGCAGGCCTCGGCGGCCAGCGTCACGTTGAGGGGGCCACAGCGGCGGTTCTTGCAGTGGTACTTCTCAAAGACCTTCTTGACAAAGGGAGTACAGACAGGGTCCTCACAGAGGGAGCGGCTGGAACCCCGGCGGAACATGTACTGAGTCAGGTGGTCCTCGGGCAGGGGGCTGATGAAATGCTCCAGGACGTACAGGTCGCACAGGAAGAGCTGCTTGAGCACGTCACGGTAGACCAGGGCCGAGCCTGCGGCATTGGCGCCTCCCGGCTCAAAGGACACCGTGCGCTCGATGTGCCACAGCGGCTCGAAGAGGTAGAAGATGTTGCCCTGCTGGTTGAAGAACTCGCCCACGAACGAGGAGCCGGTGCGCGTGGTGGCCATGAGGAGCACATGGCGCCGGGGCTGGGCCAGGGCGGGCCTGGGcggctgcccctcctcctccccctcggCCTCCTCTGCTGGCTCCACACCCAGCTGCAGACTGAGGTTTCGCAGGCGGCTCTGCAGCTGCGTGAAGGCTGAATCAAGCTCACTCAGGGACAAGAGGGACGCGTTCTCAGCCAAGGCCAGGGCTGGGTCGGTGCTATTGGCATCTACCAGGGATTGGGGGATCTGCTTCAGCTTGTCCGAGACCCTGTGAGGACGGAGGGAGAGTGGGGTCAGTGGCTGATTGGGGACTCCATCCCCTGTGCATCCCTGTGCGACCTGAAGCAGCCTCCTGGGCTGACCACCCC
The DNA window shown above is from Equus quagga isolate Etosha38 chromosome 2, UCLA_HA_Equagga_1.0, whole genome shotgun sequence and carries:
- the CHST3 gene encoding carbohydrate sulfotransferase 3 — translated: MEKGLALPQDCRDFLHSLRMRSKYALFLVFVVVVFVFIEKENKIISRVSDKLKQIPQSLVDANSTDPALALAENASLLSLSELDSAFTQLQSRLRNLSLQLGVEPAEEAEGEEEGQPPRPALAQPRRHVLLMATTRTGSSFVGEFFNQQGNIFYLFEPLWHIERTVSFEPGGANAAGSALVYRDVLKQLFLCDLYVLEHFISPLPEDHLTQYMFRRGSSRSLCEDPVCTPFVKKVFEKYHCKNRRCGPLNVTLAAEACRRKEHMALKAVRIRQLEFLQPLAEDPRLDLRVIQLVRDPRAVLASRMVAFAGKYETWKKWLAEGQDRLREEEVQRLRGNCESIRLSAELGLRQPAWLRGRYMLVRYEDVARRPLQKAREMYHFAGIPLTPQVEDWIQKNTQAARDSSGIYSTQKNSSEQFEKWRFSMPFKLAQVVQAACAPAMRLFGYKLVQDAASLTNRSVSLLEERGTFWVT